The DNA sequence CGCGCAGCAGGACGTCCGAGACAACGGCTTCGCGACGCTCGGGTTGCGAGATGTGCACCAGCCATCCGGCTTTGCCGGGCGGCGTTCCGATGGCGTAGAGCGTGCTGCCGCCGGCGTCAATGAGCGCGGCGGTAACGCCTGACTCGCGCAGCAGCGCGGCGGCGCGGTCCACGGCGTAGCCCTTGCCGATGCCGCCGGGATCGAGTTCCACACCGCGGCGGGCAAAGCGGACCGTACGCGCGGCCGGGTCGAGCGCGACCAGTTGCCAGCCGACTTTGGAGCGGGCGGCCGCGAGCGCTTCGGCGCTGGGATAGCTTCCCTGTCCGCGGAAAAATCCCCAGGCGCGCATGAGCGGCCCCACGGTGATGTCGAACGCGCCATCGCTCCGGCGGGAGAAGTCGAGGGAGCGCTGGAGTAGCGCGAAGACTTCAGGGTCCGTGGTAACGGATACGACCGCGGCATCGCGGTTGATGCGCGAGAGCTCGCTCGACGGGCGATAGTTGCTCAGCGCCTCCTCGATGCGCTCGACCTCGTCGAACGCGGCGTCGAAGTGAGCGGAGGCCTGCCGTGCGTCCGGCGCGTAGAGGTGGATGGTGAAGATGGTGCCCATCGCCGGGCGCGAGTCGGTGAAGAGCCGGGGCTGCTGCGCGTGGGCGAGCGTGGCCAGCGCGAGCGCCACGCATGCTATCCGAGTTGGTCTTCCTCGCAGCAACTGCATCCCTCGGGAACTAATGCCCCTGCGCGTTTTTGCCTTACAGCGGCGCGGCTGGAAGCCCCGCCATTCAAGGCCCGCTCAGCGTCCGCCGTCGGCCCCTGGGCCAATCGCTACCACAAAATAGCGCGCCGGCGTGGTGCCCACGTTCTTAATGCCGTGCTCGTCGCCCGACTCGACGAATCCAATGGAGCCTGGTCCGAGCCGCTGCGCTCTTCCGTTGATGGTGAGTTCGGTTTCGCCTTCGCGGATGAGCCACATCTCGCTGTGCACGTGGTGGTGCGCGGCGTGCGGCATCCCTCCCGGTGGCAGTACGGTGGCGTGCACCTCGACCGGCTCGCCGGTCTTCAGCTTGCCCTTGAAGACGGCGCGCGTCTCCGAGCCATTGGCGTTCTTCTTCACCGGAAGCTCATCGTAAGGAAACGTGGCGGAGGGCAGCGCGCTGGCGGTTCCCTGCTGCGCCCACGCCTTGAGGACGAACGCGCCCGGCAGCAACGAGCAGAGCGCGCGACGGGTGATTGGCATGTGGTTCTCCTTGCTGTGCACATCCCCGGCCGGCAACGGCCGGTGGCGGCGTTCACGCACTACACAAAATCCTTCGCTTCGCTCAGGATGATGCTCCTGAGGTTTGACCGGAGACGCGGCAAGCCACGTCTCTACGAAAAACTTCTAAACACCCATGCGCGGCTTTTCGCGACGCACAAAAATGTTGTCCTGCACCGGCTCGGCATCGCACTCCAGCGCGATCGTGGTGACCGGCGAATCCGGCGGGTCGTGCGGCAGGCCGGTGATGCGAACGCGGTACGGGTCCTGCTCGAACTTGAGCGGCTGGCCGGTGGCGAACATGCGCGCCGATTTCACCTTGACACGCATGCCGCAGATGGCGGCGACCTCGTGAGGCCACCAGTAAAAGTGCGCGAACAGCGTGTCGCCGTTGCGGGTGAAGCTGGCGGTGTGGCTCCGCGAAGGCTGGGCGGGCTGCGTGTCGTAGATGGTGCCGCCATTGCGCTGCATCCAGCGGCCGACTTCGGTCAGGATGCGGACTGATTCTTCCGGAATCGAGCCGTCGGGCTTGGGCCCGATATTCAGCAGGTAGTTGCCGCCGCCGTGCGCGCACGTGATGAGGTTGCGAATCACGGTGCGCGGGGACTTCCAGTTGTCGTCCACGTCGTGGTAGCCCCCCGGAATGCCCTCGTTCTCCATGACCCACTCGTGGCGTCCGATAATGCTGTACAGCCCCCAGTGAATGAACATGCCGAAGCGAGCGGCGTGCCACCACGCCATGCGGCGTTCGCGATCGGCCTGCTCGGCAGCCGACGCTGGTTGCGTAGCCGTGGTGGGTTGTTCAGAAGCCAGCTGCGCGCTTGCGGGCAGCGCCGTCAGCGCGGCGGCGGAAGCGGCGCCTGCCAACAGGTCGCGGCGCGTCAGGCCGTTGGTCGGTTGCATCGTGTTCTCCATCGAGTTTCTAGCTTCTCGTTTCTGGAAACTGAAAACTGGTCTTCATGCTTCGAGCTTGAAAATCCTGTCCATGAGCAGCCACTTCTCGCCGGGACGCGCCTGCGGCAGCGGCTTCTGGAACTTCCACATCAGCTGTTCCCAGTCCTGAACTTTTTGATTGGCGGCGTCGGCTTTCGCTTTGGCTTCGAAAGAAAATCCCGGGCCGACTTCCATGATCATGAACATGCGCGTGCCGAGCAGGTAGATTTCCATGTCCTCGATGCCGGACTCGCGGATGCTGCGCGTGATCTCCGGCCAGATTTTTTCGTGGTGGCGCTTGTACTCGGCGATCAGCGCCGGGTCGTCCTGCAAATCGAGCGTCAGGCAGTAGCGGCGGTTCATGGGCGCACCTCGGCGGCAGCGCCGCCGGCCAGACCGGCAGGGCGATGGCCGGCAACGGCGAAGTAGAGAATGTAAACGTAGCAGACAAGCGGCACGATGAATGCCGTCTGGATGTTGGTCGCGTCGGAGATGCGGCCCATGATCGCCGGGAAGAGCGCGCCGCCGATGATGGCCATGACCATGAAGGACGATCCGCGCTTGGTGTGCGCGCCCAGGTCCTTGATGCCGAGCGCGAAGATGGTCGGGAACATGATCGAGTGGAACAAGCCGATCAGCACCACGGCCCACACCGGCACGATGCCGCTGGCGATCAGAGCGACGCCGGCGCACAGCACGCATCCGGCGGCGAAGATGGCGAGCAGGCGCGCTGGCGCAACCGCCTTCATGATGGCGGAGCCGGCGAATCGGCCCAGCATGAATCCGAGCTGATGCCCGAGCAGGTAGTAGGCGGCCACCTTCGCGGCCATTCCCGGCACAGCGTGCTGCGCGAAGCGGATGACGAAGCTGGCCACTCCGACCTGCGCGCCCACATAGAAGAACTGCGCGATCACGCCTTTCACCAGGTGCTTGTGGGCAAAGATGCTGCCGGTGGGCGCGTCGGAATGGACCGTGTCAGTCTTTTCGGACACTTCCGGCAGCCGGGCCATTGCGATGAGCACGCCAACGAAGACGAAAATTCCCGCGATCAGCAGATAGGGCAGCTTCACCGTGCTGGCTTCGGCCGCGCGATACGCCTGCAGTTCCGCGGCGGACATGGCCGCGATCTGCGCCGGCGTGTATTCCACGCCGGTGAGAATGAGCGCGCGGCCGAGCAACGGCGAGACAACGGCTCCGACCGAGTTGAACGACTGCGCGAAGTTCAGGCGGCGTTCCGAGCTGGCCCCCGGGCCGAGAATCGTGACGTAAGGATTGGCGCCGACTTCCAGAAAACTTTGCCCGCAGGCCATCACGAAGAGCGCGAAGAGGAAAAAGTCATAAACGCCGGCCGAGGACGCGGGCACGAAAAGCACGGCGCCGGCCGCGCACAACCCAAGTCCGGCGAGGATGCCACGCTTGTAACCGATGCGCTCCATCAGCCACCCGGCTGGAAACGCGGCGACGAAGTATCCGCCGAAGAAGGCCACCTGAATGAATGAGGACTGAAAGTCGGTCAGGCCGAAAGCCTTCTTCAGGTGCGGGATCAGAATGTCATTCAAATTGACGCCGAACGCCCACAGGAAAAACAGGCTGGTGATGAGCACCAGCGGCAGCGCGAAGCGCGGTTCGGTGAGTGGCGCGGAAGCCTTCGCGGGTTGCGGTGCGGCCATTCGTTTCTCCTAGGTGAGGGCGCGGTCCAGGTGCACGTATCCGCCGTCCACGAACACGTGCTGGCCGGTGATGTGTCCGGCCTGGCTGGAGATCAGGAACAGGACCATGGCAGCGATTTCGGCGGCGGTGGTCATGCGCTTTTCCAGCGGAATCTTGGCAACAATGCCGCGAAGTTTCGCTTCGGGATCGGGAAACGTCTTGAGCCACTGCTGGTAAAGCGGCGTCATGACTTCGGCCGGGACAACGGCGTTGACGCGGATGCCGTAGGGCAGAAGTTCGGCGGCCCACTCGCGCGTGAGGGCGAGGATGGCGCCTTTGGCCGAGGCGTAGCCGCTGGTGTTGCCCTGACCGGTCATGGCGACCTTGGATCCGACGTTCACGATGGCGCCGCGCGCCTGCTTGAGTGCGGGCAGCGCGTAGTGCGCCATGTTGTAGTAGTGCAGCAGGTTGCGCTCGAGCGAGGCGACGTAGTCGCGCGGCGAGCCGCGCTCCAGGCCGACGCCGTCGTTCACGCCGGCATTGTTGATGAGCGCGTCCAGACGGCCGCACGTATTGAGCGCGAGTTCGACGGCGCGCTGGCAGTTCTCGGCGGCAGCGAGCTCGACGGCGACCACCTGGCTGGTCTGGCCCTGGCCGCGCAACTCGGCCTGCAGCTCGCGCGCGGCGTCGGTGTCGCGGTCCACGATGACCGGCACGGCGCCTTCCTGCGCCAGCGCGCGCACCACCGCGGCGCCGATTCCCTTCGCGCCTCCGGTCACAAGCGCAACCTTATCTTTGAGCCGCAGGTCCATTGATCAGTCACCCATGTTCAGCGACTTATTCGTCAGTAGACTCATGCGTCGGTGGACTCATGCGTCAGTTGGCGGGGCCT is a window from the Terriglobales bacterium genome containing:
- a CDS encoding FAD:protein FMN transferase, which codes for MALALATLAHAQQPRLFTDSRPAMGTIFTIHLYAPDARQASAHFDAAFDEVERIEEALSNYRPSSELSRINRDAAVVSVTTDPEVFALLQRSLDFSRRSDGAFDITVGPLMRAWGFFRGQGSYPSAEALAAARSKVGWQLVALDPAARTVRFARRGVELDPGGIGKGYAVDRAAALLRESGVTAALIDAGGSTLYAIGTPPGKAGWLVHISQPERREAVVSDVLLRDESLSTSGNYEKFFRLGGRMYCHIMDPRTGEPVQGMMQTTVIAPSATDSDALSTATFVMGRERGAALLKTIPGARALFITGDAGSEHSTAFYSFRWPTEAGLPWRASGPAVSSNERKHAGRTQPQ
- a CDS encoding cupin domain-containing protein — its product is MPITRRALCSLLPGAFVLKAWAQQGTASALPSATFPYDELPVKKNANGSETRAVFKGKLKTGEPVEVHATVLPPGGMPHAAHHHVHSEMWLIREGETELTINGRAQRLGPGSIGFVESGDEHGIKNVGTTPARYFVVAIGPGADGGR
- a CDS encoding alpha-L-fucosidase, with translation MQPTNGLTRRDLLAGAASAAALTALPASAQLASEQPTTATQPASAAEQADRERRMAWWHAARFGMFIHWGLYSIIGRHEWVMENEGIPGGYHDVDDNWKSPRTVIRNLITCAHGGGNYLLNIGPKPDGSIPEESVRILTEVGRWMQRNGGTIYDTQPAQPSRSHTASFTRNGDTLFAHFYWWPHEVAAICGMRVKVKSARMFATGQPLKFEQDPYRVRITGLPHDPPDSPVTTIALECDAEPVQDNIFVRREKPRMGV
- a CDS encoding L-rhamnose mutarotase, which translates into the protein MNRRYCLTLDLQDDPALIAEYKRHHEKIWPEITRSIRESGIEDMEIYLLGTRMFMIMEVGPGFSFEAKAKADAANQKVQDWEQLMWKFQKPLPQARPGEKWLLMDRIFKLEA
- the fucP gene encoding L-fucose:H+ symporter permease encodes the protein MAAPQPAKASAPLTEPRFALPLVLITSLFFLWAFGVNLNDILIPHLKKAFGLTDFQSSFIQVAFFGGYFVAAFPAGWLMERIGYKRGILAGLGLCAAGAVLFVPASSAGVYDFFLFALFVMACGQSFLEVGANPYVTILGPGASSERRLNFAQSFNSVGAVVSPLLGRALILTGVEYTPAQIAAMSAAELQAYRAAEASTVKLPYLLIAGIFVFVGVLIAMARLPEVSEKTDTVHSDAPTGSIFAHKHLVKGVIAQFFYVGAQVGVASFVIRFAQHAVPGMAAKVAAYYLLGHQLGFMLGRFAGSAIMKAVAPARLLAIFAAGCVLCAGVALIASGIVPVWAVVLIGLFHSIMFPTIFALGIKDLGAHTKRGSSFMVMAIIGGALFPAIMGRISDATNIQTAFIVPLVCYVYILYFAVAGHRPAGLAGGAAAEVRP
- a CDS encoding SDR family oxidoreductase, coding for MDLRLKDKVALVTGGAKGIGAAVVRALAQEGAVPVIVDRDTDAARELQAELRGQGQTSQVVAVELAAAENCQRAVELALNTCGRLDALINNAGVNDGVGLERGSPRDYVASLERNLLHYYNMAHYALPALKQARGAIVNVGSKVAMTGQGNTSGYASAKGAILALTREWAAELLPYGIRVNAVVPAEVMTPLYQQWLKTFPDPEAKLRGIVAKIPLEKRMTTAAEIAAMVLFLISSQAGHITGQHVFVDGGYVHLDRALT